The following are encoded in a window of Gramella sp. MT6 genomic DNA:
- the mutY gene encoding A/G-specific adenine glycosylase codes for MVFSKRLTLWYLHNKRDLPWRKTHEPYQIWLSEIMLQQTRIEQGLPYYYKFIEAYPTVFDLANAPADEVLKLWQGLGYYSRARNLHETAKYVAFELDGKFPDTYKGLLKLKGVGDYTASAIASICYNEPVAVVDGNVYRVLSRIFGIDTPINSTPGIKEFKALAQELLDKKDPATFNQAIMEFGALHCKPQNPYCDTCPFNEKCLALKDNRIKELPVKLKKTKVKNRYFNYLVFDLDNEKTILEQRTGKGIWNGLYQFPLIETEKLSSENELIKLDPFKELISDQHYSLELYNEEPVVHKLSHQHLYTRFWLVNAQGLEERSVSLEEVMNYPVPVLIGNFLNEYLPDDYK; via the coding sequence ATGGTTTTTTCCAAAAGACTGACACTTTGGTACTTGCATAATAAACGAGATCTGCCATGGAGAAAGACTCACGAACCGTACCAAATTTGGCTCAGCGAAATAATGTTACAACAAACGCGAATAGAGCAGGGCTTACCTTATTATTATAAATTTATTGAAGCCTATCCAACCGTATTTGACCTTGCAAATGCTCCCGCAGATGAGGTGTTAAAACTCTGGCAGGGATTAGGTTATTATTCCAGGGCTAGAAACCTGCATGAAACTGCAAAATATGTGGCTTTTGAACTGGACGGAAAATTTCCCGATACATATAAAGGACTGCTAAAACTAAAAGGAGTTGGCGATTATACCGCCAGCGCCATTGCTTCTATTTGTTATAATGAACCAGTTGCGGTAGTTGATGGAAATGTATATCGTGTTCTTTCAAGGATTTTTGGAATAGATACTCCTATTAATAGTACACCAGGTATTAAGGAGTTCAAAGCTCTAGCCCAGGAATTACTGGATAAGAAAGATCCAGCTACTTTTAATCAGGCGATCATGGAATTTGGTGCGCTGCATTGCAAGCCTCAGAATCCATATTGTGATACCTGTCCTTTTAATGAGAAATGCCTGGCCTTAAAGGATAATCGTATTAAAGAACTTCCAGTAAAACTGAAGAAAACCAAAGTGAAGAATCGTTATTTTAATTACCTGGTCTTTGATCTGGATAATGAAAAAACTATTCTTGAACAGCGTACCGGAAAAGGCATCTGGAATGGATTATATCAGTTCCCGCTTATTGAAACAGAAAAATTAAGTTCAGAAAATGAGCTGATAAAGCTCGATCCTTTTAAGGAATTAATATCTGATCAGCACTATTCCCTGGAACTGTATAATGAAGAGCCGGTGGTGCATAAGTTGTCGCATCAACATTTATATACCAGGTTCTGGTTGGTTAATGCCCAGGGTCTTGAGGAAAGGTCTGTTAGTCTGGAAGAGGTGATGAACTATCCTGTTCCAGTGCTTATAGGAAATTTTCTGAATGAATATCTTCCAGATGATTATAAATAG
- the bioB gene encoding biotin synthase BioB: MALKHDWTKEEILEIYNKPFMELLYEAATIHRQHHDPNTVQVSTLLSIKTGGCPEDCGYCPQAARYHTDLEGNDLMSVNQVKAQALRAKASGSSRVCMGAAWRNVKDGEEFDNVLEMVRTINKLDMEVCCTLGMLTENQAQRLAEAGLYAYNHNLDSSEEYYKEVISTRGYQDRLDTIGNVRKTNVTVCSGGIIGMGESEADRAGMLVALSTLNPQPESVPINALVPVEGTPLEEQKPVPIWDMIRMVATTRIVMPETQVRLSAGRTQMSREGQAMCFFAGANSIFAGDKLLTTPNPDVNEDMEMFKMLGLNPQKAFEKKSQPESVDAKNSQFKSQGEKPKWTRPAHKIDRNLEAQLKAKTKA, translated from the coding sequence ATGGCATTAAAACACGATTGGACCAAAGAGGAAATCCTGGAAATATATAATAAGCCTTTTATGGAGTTGCTTTATGAAGCGGCTACAATTCACCGTCAGCATCACGACCCTAATACCGTTCAGGTTTCTACCCTGTTGTCTATAAAGACAGGTGGTTGTCCTGAAGATTGCGGTTACTGCCCACAGGCAGCCCGTTATCATACAGACCTTGAAGGAAATGACCTGATGAGCGTGAACCAGGTAAAGGCGCAGGCTCTAAGAGCAAAAGCTTCTGGAAGTTCCCGGGTTTGTATGGGAGCAGCCTGGAGAAATGTGAAAGATGGTGAGGAATTCGATAATGTGCTGGAGATGGTAAGAACCATCAATAAGTTGGATATGGAAGTTTGCTGTACCCTGGGAATGCTTACCGAGAATCAGGCGCAGCGTTTAGCCGAAGCCGGACTTTATGCTTACAACCATAACCTGGATTCATCTGAAGAATATTATAAAGAGGTGATTTCTACCCGTGGATACCAGGACAGGCTTGATACTATTGGAAATGTTCGAAAAACCAATGTTACCGTTTGTAGTGGTGGAATTATTGGAATGGGAGAAAGTGAGGCAGACCGTGCAGGAATGCTGGTAGCGCTTTCAACTCTTAATCCGCAGCCAGAATCTGTACCTATCAATGCATTGGTTCCAGTTGAAGGAACACCTTTAGAAGAGCAAAAGCCGGTACCGATCTGGGATATGATAAGAATGGTGGCAACAACACGTATCGTGATGCCAGAGACCCAGGTGAGACTTTCAGCAGGAAGAACTCAAATGAGTAGAGAAGGACAGGCAATGTGTTTCTTTGCCGGAGCAAATTCAATATTTGCGGGAGATAAGTTGCTTACAACTCCAAATCCAGATGTAAACGAGGATATGGAAATGTTCAAAATGCTTGGTCTTAATCCGCAGAAAGCTTTTGAAAAGAAATCTCAGCCTGAAAGCGTTGATGCTAAAAACTCACAATTTAAAAGCCAGGGAGAAAAACCAAAATGGACCCGTCCTGCTCATAAGATTGATAGAAATCTTGAAGCCCAGCTAAAAGCAAAAACAAAAGCATAG
- a CDS encoding Rne/Rng family ribonuclease: MDKELIIRSEPSAVDFALLKDGKLIELNKEEDSNKFNVGDIYIAKIRKAVPGLNAAFVNVGYEKDGFLHYHDLGPQVSSLLKFIKRVSTGKLKDYSLKNFTFEKDIDKNGTITDVLKSNQSLLVQIVKEPISTKGPRISSELSLPGRYIVLVPFSNRISVSQKIESKDEKERLKRLVKSIKPKGFGVIVRTVAEGKKVAELDRDLQNLVGRWTAMCKKLYKPHHPSKVLGELNRASSLLRDIFNDSFTSICVDDETLYTQIKDYVSEIAPEKESIVKLHQSNQPIFEKSGIERQIKTSFGRTVSMSKGAYLVIEHTEAMHVIDVNSGNRSNKSKNQEDTALEVNMISATEIARQLRLRDMGGIIVVDFIDMNKAENRKALYDHLRNEMSDDRAKHKILPPSKFGLVQITRQRVRPEMNIKTREENPNGNGEIEAPISLVNKIKVDLEKLIKKDHKKITLSAHPFIAAFLTKGFPSPRSKWFVDHKRWVKILPRDAYTYLEYHFHDKDGKVIK; the protein is encoded by the coding sequence GTGGACAAAGAATTAATTATCCGGTCCGAACCTTCTGCTGTAGATTTTGCCTTATTAAAAGATGGAAAACTTATTGAGCTCAACAAAGAAGAAGACAGCAATAAATTTAATGTTGGCGATATTTATATCGCTAAGATTAGAAAAGCTGTACCTGGGTTAAATGCCGCATTTGTAAATGTAGGCTATGAGAAAGATGGTTTTTTACACTATCATGATCTGGGACCACAGGTTTCTTCTTTATTGAAGTTCATAAAACGTGTAAGCACAGGTAAATTAAAAGACTATTCTTTAAAGAATTTTACTTTTGAAAAGGATATAGACAAAAACGGTACGATTACCGATGTCTTAAAATCAAATCAGTCGCTACTGGTTCAAATAGTAAAAGAGCCCATCTCTACAAAAGGCCCGAGGATAAGCTCAGAGCTTTCCTTACCCGGCCGTTATATTGTATTAGTACCTTTTTCAAACCGAATTTCAGTTTCACAGAAAATTGAAAGCAAAGACGAAAAGGAACGCCTAAAGAGACTGGTAAAAAGCATTAAACCCAAAGGTTTTGGGGTTATTGTAAGAACTGTAGCCGAAGGCAAAAAAGTAGCAGAACTGGACAGAGATCTCCAAAATTTAGTAGGTCGCTGGACAGCCATGTGTAAAAAATTGTATAAACCGCATCATCCTTCTAAAGTACTGGGAGAATTGAACAGGGCCTCGTCCCTGCTAAGAGACATTTTTAATGACTCCTTTACTTCTATTTGCGTAGATGATGAAACGCTTTATACCCAAATCAAAGATTATGTGAGCGAAATTGCTCCAGAAAAAGAATCAATCGTAAAATTGCATCAATCCAACCAACCCATTTTCGAAAAGAGTGGTATCGAAAGACAAATTAAAACTTCCTTTGGGCGCACCGTTTCCATGAGTAAAGGCGCCTACCTGGTAATAGAACATACCGAGGCTATGCACGTCATCGACGTGAATAGCGGTAACCGTTCCAACAAATCCAAAAACCAGGAAGATACCGCACTAGAGGTAAATATGATAAGTGCTACCGAGATAGCCCGCCAGTTACGACTTCGTGACATGGGAGGAATCATCGTGGTAGATTTTATCGACATGAATAAAGCCGAGAACCGAAAAGCGCTTTATGATCACCTTAGAAATGAAATGAGTGACGACAGGGCAAAACACAAAATTTTGCCTCCAAGTAAATTTGGATTAGTACAAATTACGAGACAGCGCGTAAGGCCAGAAATGAATATCAAAACCCGTGAGGAAAACCCGAACGGTAACGGTGAAATTGAAGCACCTATTAGTTTGGTAAACAAAATTAAAGTGGACCTTGAAAAACTGATCAAGAAAGACCATAAAAAGATCACGCTTAGCGCACATCCATTTATTGCAGCCTTTTTAACGAAAGGCTTTCCATCTCCCCGATCTAAGTGGTTTGTTGACCACAAACGTTGGGTGAAAATTTTACCTCGCGATGCTTACACGTATTTAGAGTACCACTTTCACGATAAAGACGGGAAAGTGATCAAATAA
- a CDS encoding HU family DNA-binding protein, producing the protein MQVPKCQSFGKNHSKIRISAIIGVYSVIISELGLKYCRFNSYICPLEKLKPQLIILNSTKMTKADIVANISEKLGMEKGDVQATIESFMDEVKTSLESGDNVYLRGFGSFVVKTRAEKTGRNISKNTTIKIPAHNIPAFKPAKIFVEGVKTNVEVK; encoded by the coding sequence ATGCAAGTACCAAAGTGTCAGTCTTTTGGAAAAAACCATAGTAAAATAAGAATATCCGCAATAATAGGAGTTTATTCCGTTATTATTAGTGAATTAGGTTTGAAATATTGCAGATTTAATTCTTATATTTGCCCCCTTGAAAAATTGAAACCCCAATTAATAATTTTAAATAGCACGAAAATGACGAAAGCAGATATCGTAGCAAACATTTCAGAAAAATTAGGAATGGAAAAAGGAGACGTACAAGCTACTATCGAATCCTTCATGGACGAAGTAAAAACTTCTCTAGAAAGCGGAGATAACGTTTACCTTCGTGGTTTTGGAAGTTTTGTTGTAAAAACAAGAGCTGAGAAAACCGGTAGAAACATTTCTAAGAACACTACTATTAAGATTCCTGCACACAACATTCCTGCATTTAAGCCTGCGAAGATTTTTGTTGAAGGTGTAAAAACGAATGTTGAAGTAAAATAA
- a CDS encoding beta-ketoacyl synthase N-terminal-like domain-containing protein → MKNPVSIRSIGSISPLGMTPDEIWKNYISVEHFFTKSDFDGHSAYAGFLPEKIRTEVEALREQNSKYRYLDNSVLYAILASRIATSGFSRTNAGINIGSSRGATGLFEKYHSEYLNTGKSSTYTSPSTTLGNISSWVAQDLQLEGPEFSHSVTCSTGMHSVLNAVAWLQSGLANSFLAGGSEAPLTGFTLSQMRAMKIYASEDLDYPCRSLDMDKSGNTMILSEAAGIVGLENEISDESVAVIKGIGYANEKLKHGASLSKNGKCLQRSMKMAMQSIGEKEVDAVVMHAPGTIGGDLAEVNAIKKVFTQKLPAMTSNKWKTGHSFAASGILSLQMAVMMLENQQFLPVPFSEFKQEPGKLENILVNSVGFGGNAVSILVGRK, encoded by the coding sequence TTGAAAAATCCCGTTTCTATAAGATCTATTGGTAGTATATCTCCACTTGGGATGACGCCAGATGAAATATGGAAAAATTATATATCTGTAGAACATTTCTTTACGAAGTCAGATTTTGATGGTCATTCTGCCTATGCCGGTTTCCTTCCGGAAAAAATAAGAACCGAAGTTGAAGCTTTAAGGGAGCAGAATTCTAAATATCGCTATCTAGATAATTCTGTGCTTTATGCTATTCTGGCTTCCAGGATCGCAACTTCTGGATTTTCCAGAACTAATGCCGGGATAAATATCGGCAGTAGTAGGGGAGCAACAGGCCTTTTTGAGAAATACCATTCAGAATATTTAAATACCGGAAAATCCTCTACCTATACTTCACCCTCGACTACCCTAGGAAATATTTCTTCCTGGGTGGCCCAGGATCTGCAATTGGAAGGACCGGAATTTTCTCATAGTGTTACCTGTTCCACTGGTATGCATTCGGTTCTAAATGCAGTCGCGTGGTTGCAAAGCGGTTTGGCTAATAGTTTTCTCGCAGGAGGTAGTGAAGCTCCGCTTACTGGGTTTACGCTTTCACAGATGAGGGCGATGAAGATCTATGCTTCAGAAGACCTTGATTATCCATGCAGGTCTCTGGATATGGATAAATCCGGAAATACGATGATCTTGAGCGAAGCAGCCGGGATCGTTGGTCTGGAGAATGAAATTTCAGATGAATCTGTCGCGGTGATAAAGGGAATAGGCTATGCCAACGAAAAGTTGAAGCACGGGGCTTCACTATCGAAAAATGGAAAATGTCTGCAAAGATCCATGAAAATGGCCATGCAGTCTATAGGTGAAAAAGAAGTAGACGCGGTAGTGATGCATGCTCCCGGAACTATTGGAGGTGATCTGGCCGAGGTTAATGCGATAAAGAAGGTCTTTACGCAGAAATTACCTGCTATGACCAGTAATAAATGGAAAACAGGTCATAGTTTTGCGGCTTCGGGGATATTGAGCCTGCAAATGGCAGTTATGATGCTTGAAAATCAGCAGTTTCTGCCAGTTCCGTTTTCCGAATTTAAACAGGAACCAGGCAAACTTGAAAATATTCTGGTTAATTCTGTAGGGTTTGGAGGAAATGCAGTTTCCATTCTCGTAGGAAGAAAATAA
- a CDS encoding gliding motility-associated protein GldE: MDSEPPSLLLLWTIMGIPQLISLIFLFVLLLCSALISGAEVAFFSLTPANFITEDGKRSKTQNIVINLLEKPKKLLATILVANNFINIAIVLLFDSLADDLFAGMNTEFYGIDLRFLFEVGLVTFLILLFGEILPKVYASRNKVQFSNFMAYPINVLDTVFSPLSTPMRAVTLYFHEKFGKQRSFISIDHLSQALELTSDEDTTREEHKILQGIVSFGNTDTKQVMRPRMDIFALNEESSFADIFPQIIENGYSRIPVYKENVDNVTGILYIKDLLPYLNEKDFEWTRLIREPYFVPENKKLDDLLNEFKDKKNHLAIVVDEYGGTSGLISLEDIIEEIVGDISDEFDDEDLIYSKLDENNFVFEGKTPLKDFYKIAKIEDPTVFEDQKGEADTMAGFLLEISGGFPKKNDVITFLNYSFKVEVIDDKRIKQIKLSIQPI; encoded by the coding sequence TTGGATTCGGAGCCTCCCAGTTTGCTTTTGTTGTGGACCATAATGGGAATTCCCCAACTTATCAGCTTGATATTTTTATTTGTGCTATTATTATGTTCTGCCCTGATCTCGGGTGCAGAAGTAGCTTTCTTTTCTCTAACTCCGGCTAATTTTATTACCGAAGACGGGAAGAGATCCAAAACACAAAATATAGTAATCAATCTTCTTGAAAAGCCGAAAAAACTTCTGGCTACAATACTGGTAGCTAACAACTTTATAAACATTGCTATCGTGCTTTTATTCGATAGTCTTGCAGATGATCTGTTCGCCGGAATGAATACCGAATTCTACGGAATAGACCTTCGATTCTTATTTGAAGTTGGATTGGTAACATTCCTTATACTTTTATTCGGGGAGATCCTGCCTAAGGTCTACGCCAGCAGGAATAAAGTACAGTTCTCTAATTTTATGGCCTATCCCATAAATGTGCTTGACACTGTGTTTTCTCCATTAAGTACACCCATGCGCGCGGTCACGCTATACTTTCATGAAAAGTTTGGAAAACAGAGGTCTTTTATAAGTATAGATCACCTTTCCCAGGCCCTCGAACTTACAAGTGATGAGGATACTACACGTGAAGAGCATAAGATCCTGCAGGGAATTGTGAGTTTTGGAAATACAGATACCAAACAGGTGATGAGGCCTAGAATGGATATTTTTGCCTTGAACGAGGAAAGTTCTTTCGCTGATATTTTTCCGCAGATTATTGAAAATGGATATTCCAGAATACCTGTTTACAAGGAGAATGTGGATAATGTTACCGGAATTCTTTATATCAAGGATCTTCTCCCTTATCTCAATGAAAAGGATTTTGAATGGACCAGATTAATCCGGGAGCCATATTTTGTTCCGGAAAACAAGAAGCTGGATGATCTTTTGAATGAGTTCAAGGACAAGAAAAACCACCTGGCTATCGTTGTAGATGAATATGGAGGTACCAGTGGATTGATTTCCCTTGAGGATATTATTGAAGAGATCGTGGGAGATATTAGTGATGAGTTCGATGATGAGGATCTTATCTATTCTAAGTTGGACGAGAACAATTTTGTTTTTGAAGGAAAAACCCCTCTAAAGGACTTTTATAAGATCGCGAAGATCGAGGATCCAACAGTCTTTGAAGATCAAAAGGGAGAAGCCGATACCATGGCTGGTTTTCTGCTGGAGATCTCCGGTGGATTTCCAAAGAAGAACGACGTGATAACTTTCCTTAACTACTCTTTTAAGGTGGAGGTGATAGATGATAAGCGGATCAAGCAAATTAAACTGAGTATACAGCCGATATGA
- the ssb gene encoding single-stranded DNA-binding protein, which yields MTGTLNKVMLIGHTGDDVKMHYFEGGGSIGRFPLATNESYTNRTTGERVTSTEWHNVVVRNKAAEICEKYLKKGDKVYIEGRIKTRKWQDDQGNERYSTEIHCTDFTFLTPKNESGAEPSGGKTQMQDKQPAKPKSDSFANKNESYSQEEEEDDLPF from the coding sequence ATGACAGGTACATTGAACAAAGTAATGTTAATAGGACATACAGGAGATGATGTTAAAATGCATTATTTTGAAGGAGGCGGCTCTATTGGTCGTTTCCCCCTTGCTACTAATGAAAGTTACACCAACAGGACTACTGGTGAACGAGTAACCAGTACCGAATGGCATAATGTTGTAGTAAGAAATAAAGCTGCCGAGATTTGCGAGAAATATTTGAAAAAGGGTGATAAAGTCTATATAGAAGGGCGTATTAAAACCCGTAAATGGCAGGATGATCAGGGAAATGAAAGGTATTCAACAGAAATTCACTGTACAGATTTCACCTTTTTAACTCCAAAGAATGAATCTGGAGCTGAGCCATCTGGTGGTAAAACTCAGATGCAAGATAAGCAGCCTGCTAAACCTAAAAGTGATAGCTTTGCAAATAAGAATGAGTCTTATTCTCAGGAAGAAGAGGAAGACGATTTACCATTCTAA
- a CDS encoding regulatory protein RecX translates to MENKNKSHTVEEALQKLMHFCAYRDRSQKEVEDKLDNLRMIPEAKEKIIISLMQENFLNEERFARSFVRGKFRIKKWGRIKITQELKKREISSPIIKLGLTEIKESDYRKTLYELAEKKKEKITEPNSFKKKKKLADHLLRKGYESQLVFDCINDIID, encoded by the coding sequence GTGGAGAATAAAAATAAATCACATACCGTTGAAGAAGCTCTTCAAAAATTGATGCACTTCTGTGCTTATCGTGACCGGTCCCAGAAGGAAGTAGAGGATAAACTGGATAATTTGCGAATGATCCCAGAGGCCAAGGAAAAGATCATCATATCACTTATGCAGGAAAATTTTCTCAATGAGGAACGTTTTGCAAGGAGCTTTGTTCGGGGGAAATTCAGAATCAAGAAATGGGGCCGAATAAAGATAACCCAGGAACTTAAAAAGAGAGAGATATCATCTCCCATCATCAAACTTGGCTTAACCGAAATAAAAGAATCAGATTATAGAAAAACCCTCTATGAACTGGCTGAGAAGAAAAAAGAGAAGATAACTGAACCCAATTCCTTTAAAAAGAAGAAAAAACTGGCAGATCATCTATTGAGAAAAGGTTATGAATCCCAACTGGTATTCGATTGCATAAATGATATTATAGACTAA
- a CDS encoding ferritin-like domain-containing protein, with protein MKDLKDLFEHQLKDLYSAESQLTKALPKMAKHANDEKLKEALESHLEETKEHKSRLEVICKELNISPSGETCKAMKGLIEEAEDFLKEDASEEVRDAGLIADAQRVEHYEISGYGTVVRYAKELGHKEIAKKLQITLDEEYDADNKLDKLAEGRLNKKAKK; from the coding sequence ATGAAAGATTTAAAAGATTTGTTCGAGCATCAGCTTAAAGATCTTTACAGTGCCGAAAGTCAGCTAACTAAAGCTCTTCCCAAAATGGCAAAACACGCCAATGACGAGAAACTTAAAGAAGCATTGGAGTCTCATTTAGAAGAAACCAAAGAGCACAAAAGTCGTCTTGAGGTCATTTGTAAGGAACTAAATATTAGTCCATCTGGCGAAACCTGCAAGGCAATGAAAGGGCTTATTGAAGAAGCTGAAGACTTTTTAAAGGAAGACGCTTCAGAAGAAGTTAGAGACGCAGGATTAATAGCCGATGCTCAAAGAGTAGAGCATTACGAAATTTCGGGATACGGTACCGTGGTGCGATATGCCAAAGAATTAGGTCATAAGGAAATCGCTAAAAAACTTCAGATAACCCTGGATGAAGAATATGATGCCGATAACAAATTGGATAAACTTGCCGAAGGTCGCCTGAATAAAAAGGCAAAAAAATAA
- a CDS encoding SET domain-containing protein — translation MIHPDTRLKWISDKKGFGVVATKMIPKGTITWVQDELDVVFGPDEPDTFKPLTRELLEKYSFRNQKGEHILCWDVAKYVNHSFKSNCLSTAYNFEVAVRDIQIDEELTDDYGYLNLSESFTPEDEGTERKSVEPDDTLKLYKEWDRKLELLFPEIEKLDQPLFELLSEEVKSEIEKVACGDRKMLSTKNLYYEPEKSRI, via the coding sequence ATGATACACCCGGATACAAGGTTAAAATGGATCAGTGATAAAAAGGGATTTGGAGTTGTTGCTACCAAAATGATCCCGAAAGGTACTATTACATGGGTTCAGGATGAACTCGATGTGGTATTTGGTCCAGATGAACCGGATACTTTCAAACCACTTACCAGGGAGCTCCTGGAGAAATACAGTTTCCGGAATCAAAAGGGCGAGCATATTTTATGCTGGGATGTTGCCAAATATGTCAATCATAGTTTCAAATCGAATTGTCTTTCCACGGCCTATAATTTCGAAGTAGCAGTGAGAGATATCCAGATAGATGAGGAGCTTACAGACGATTATGGTTATTTGAATCTTTCAGAATCCTTTACTCCAGAAGACGAGGGAACCGAAAGAAAAAGTGTCGAGCCAGATGATACTCTTAAACTTTACAAAGAGTGGGATAGAAAACTGGAGCTTTTATTTCCTGAAATTGAAAAATTAGATCAGCCTTTATTCGAACTTCTTTCTGAAGAGGTGAAATCGGAAATAGAAAAGGTAGCCTGCGGTGACCGGAAAATGCTTTCCACTAAAAACCTCTATTATGAGCCTGAAAAAAGCAGAATTTAG
- a CDS encoding cupin-like domain-containing protein has protein sequence MKLEQIPRVESITKSDFLREYVQPQKPVVIERLIEDWPAYKKWGLDYIKKIAGDKTVPLYDDRPITSEYKFNQAHAEMKMSEYIDLLKSGPTDYRIFLYNLMKEVPQFQKDFNFPDVGLRFLKQLPMLFFGGENSRVFMHYDIDYANILHFHFHGKKQCILFPPSESKHLYKVPHALISREDINFNKPDYEKFPALKLAKGYITDLNHGETLYMPEGYWHHMTYLTAGFSMSLRATPRTLTNFSKAVYNIIFMRYFDNYMRKLRGQKWIDYKNEQAIKRTHKKNDISL, from the coding sequence ATGAAACTGGAACAAATACCTAGGGTAGAAAGTATCACCAAATCAGATTTTCTGAGAGAATACGTGCAGCCACAAAAACCGGTAGTGATCGAGAGACTGATCGAGGACTGGCCGGCATATAAGAAGTGGGGTCTTGACTATATCAAGAAAATTGCCGGCGACAAGACCGTTCCTTTATACGACGACAGGCCTATAACTTCTGAATATAAGTTCAACCAGGCGCATGCCGAGATGAAGATGTCTGAATATATAGACTTGTTAAAATCTGGTCCCACAGATTATCGCATTTTTCTTTACAATCTTATGAAGGAGGTTCCGCAGTTTCAAAAAGATTTCAATTTTCCTGATGTTGGATTAAGATTTTTAAAACAATTGCCAATGTTGTTCTTTGGGGGAGAGAATTCCAGGGTCTTTATGCATTATGATATAGATTATGCGAATATTCTTCATTTTCATTTCCACGGGAAAAAGCAGTGTATCCTATTTCCACCTTCGGAAAGTAAGCATTTATACAAGGTGCCACATGCCCTGATATCGAGGGAGGATATTAATTTCAATAAGCCCGATTACGAAAAGTTCCCCGCCTTAAAACTTGCTAAAGGGTATATTACAGACTTAAATCATGGTGAGACTTTGTATATGCCTGAAGGTTACTGGCATCATATGACCTATCTAACAGCCGGGTTTTCCATGAGCCTAAGAGCTACACCTAGAACTCTAACCAATTTCTCTAAAGCAGTTTACAACATAATCTTTATGAGGTATTTTGATAACTATATGAGAAAATTGAGAGGGCAGAAATGGATAGATTATAAGAATGAGCAAGCGATAAAACGTACGCATAAAAAGAATGATATTAGTCTATAA
- a CDS encoding cupin-like domain-containing protein — protein sequence MKLDLQNIPRRKNLSKEDFLKEYFIPKKPVVIEDLTNNWPAFKKWSFEYFREKAGEVVVPLYDGKPAKGRQNSHGVAKKIPFKEYIDILEQGPTDLRMFFFNLLQNCPGLLEDFEYPDLGVKFFKKLPVLFVGGEGSKVVMHYDMDLANNFHFNFVGEKKVILYPPDQTGLIYKVPYSIVSMEIIDMDNPDLDKYPALAKAKGFETRLKHGDALYIPSHWWHFIKYETASLSMTLRSLPKSPKQIAEVLNNLLFMRNYDNLMRKLKGQKWIDRKNEIAIKKTHKNAGIE from the coding sequence TTGAAACTCGATCTTCAAAATATTCCCAGAAGAAAGAATCTTTCTAAAGAAGATTTTTTGAAGGAGTATTTTATACCAAAGAAACCGGTAGTTATTGAAGATCTTACCAACAACTGGCCTGCCTTTAAGAAATGGAGTTTTGAATACTTCAGGGAAAAGGCAGGCGAGGTAGTGGTGCCATTATACGACGGGAAACCTGCGAAAGGCAGACAAAACTCTCATGGAGTTGCTAAGAAAATCCCTTTTAAGGAATATATCGATATTCTTGAGCAGGGTCCCACAGACCTTAGAATGTTCTTTTTCAACCTGCTTCAGAACTGTCCAGGATTACTGGAAGATTTTGAATATCCAGATCTGGGAGTGAAGTTCTTTAAAAAACTTCCCGTGCTTTTTGTAGGTGGTGAGGGTTCTAAAGTGGTGATGCATTATGACATGGATCTCGCCAATAATTTTCATTTCAATTTTGTTGGCGAAAAGAAGGTCATTCTATATCCACCAGATCAAACAGGGCTAATTTATAAGGTACCATATTCTATTGTGAGCATGGAGATCATAGATATGGATAACCCCGATCTTGATAAATATCCGGCCTTAGCCAAGGCGAAAGGATTCGAAACGAGGCTTAAGCATGGTGATGCGCTTTATATTCCGAGCCATTGGTGGCACTTTATAAAATATGAGACGGCAAGCCTGTCTATGACTCTTAGGTCGCTTCCGAAATCTCCAAAGCAGATCGCAGAAGTTCTCAATAATCTTTTGTTTATGCGTAATTATGATAATTTGATGCGTAAATTGAAGGGGCAGAAGTGGATAGATCGTAAGAATGAAATTGCAATAAAAAAGACACATAAGAACGCCGGAATAGAATAA